One region of Culex pipiens pallens isolate TS chromosome 2, TS_CPP_V2, whole genome shotgun sequence genomic DNA includes:
- the LOC120418732 gene encoding zinc finger protein 600 — protein sequence MSAKIETEEGVDCPQFHTETIVKEELILEDELPNESEEITIKNEPLEEAEDEPVEQFYVTGESALRCDKCSRNFTTQRAYNEHMLRHRNIDSKRYMCEPCQKVFGNWSELDRHQQMHEGNLELQYKCNFPSCDTVCENKKSFEKHLSAHRKQQRQDKKRHRCDKCDQIFDKRMSLKRHWKLKTCDSTPIAVEEEDGTFKCPTCSKTFSQQHLIDQHIRTHQGTHNTRTRATFQCETCGLYVASKKELVQHAASKHGQVKSDPVELGESDEQGLFVCTECTKTFTQRDGLMRHLRRHEVLNSGSFQCKVCGKCFARKAELMKHSVEKHDEELIVPKPERPEMDASGRFKCTRCEKTFELRHSCVAHIRKHKIKDSGRYQCKKCLMCFVKPEELVRHERVAATQTASLCTKNVKLLQLNKTKLARKTDKARDKEEHHAIEENGLFICSTCGKTFLKRRCCLAHIRKHVHMEQERFKCKTCGMNFGTNKEIRRHTALKHGQEQGASASVDKPQKIKKE from the exons ATGTCAGCTAAAATAGAAACGGAAGAAGGGGTCGATTGTCCTCAATTCCACACCGAAACCATTGTGAAGGAAGAGCTGATTCTTGAGGATGAGCTGCCAAACGAGAGCGAAGAAATAACCATCAAAAATGAACCACTGGAGGAGGCGGAGGATGAACCCGTTGAGCAGTTTTACGTCACGGGAGAATCTGCCTTGAGATGTGACAAATGCAGTAGGAACTTTACCACGCAGCGCGCGTATAATGAGCACATGCTGAGGCACCGGAACATCGACAGCAAGCGATATATGTGCGAGCCCTGCCAGAAAGTTTTTGGTAACTGGAGCGAGTTGGACCGACACCAGCAAATGCACGAGGGCAACCTGGAGTTGCAGTACAAGTGCAACTTCCCGTCGTGCGATACGGTGTGCGAAAACAAGAAGAGCTTCGAGAAGCATTTATCAGCGCACAGGAAACAACAAAGACAGGATAAAAAGCGACATCGGTGCGACAAGTGTGACCAG ATCTTCGATAAACGAATGTCCTTGAAAAGACACTGGAAGCTCAAGACTTGCGACTCGACGCCGATAGCCGTGGAGGAGGAAGACGGCACCTTCAAATGTCCCACGTGCAGCAAAACGTTTTCCCAGCAGCACCTGATTGACCAACACATCCGAACGCATCAGGGTACGCATAATACAAGGACACGAGCGACGTTCCAGTGTGAAACTTGTggattg TATGTTGCCAGCAAAAAGGAGCTCGTGCAGCACGCCGCCAGCAAGCATGGCCAGGTCAAATCCGATCCGGTAGAACTCGGTGAAAGTGACGAGCAAGGCCTTTTCGTGTGTACCGAGTGCACAAAAACATTCACGCAACGTGATGGGTTGATGCGCCACCTTCGCAGACACGAAGTGTTAAACAGTGGCTCGTTCCAGTGTAAAGTTTGCGGAAAG TGCTTTGCCCGAAAAGCCGAGTTGATGAAACACTCGGTTGAGAAACACGACGAGGAGCTAATCGTGCCAAAGCCCGAAAGGCCGGAAATGGACGCCAGTGGGCGCTTCAAATGTACTCGATGTGAGAAAACATTTGAACTTCGCCACTCGTGCGTGGCACATATCCGTAAACACAAAATTAAGGACAGTGGACGGTATCAGTGCAAAAAATGTctgatg TGTTTCGTAAAACCAGAGGAACTGGTACGTCATGAACGTGTTGCTGCAACGCAGACAGCAAGTTTATGTACCAAAAATGTCAAGTTGCTTcaactaaacaaaacaaaactcgccaggaaaaCGGACAAAGCGAGGGACAAAGAAGAGCATCACGCGATAGAAGAAAATGGATTATTTATTTGCTCGACGTGCGGCAAAACGTTCCTGAAGCGTAGGTGCTGTCTGGCCCACATTCGGAAGCATGTCCACATGGAGCAGGAAAGGTTCAAGTGTAAAACGTGTGGAATGAACTTTGGCACAAACAAGGAGATTCGTAGACATACAGCCCTGAAGCATGGCCAAGAGCAAGGCGCCAGTGCGAGCGTTGATAaaccgcaaaaaataaaaaaagaataa